From Candidatus Hydrogenedentota bacterium, one genomic window encodes:
- a CDS encoding type II toxin-antitoxin system HicB family antitoxin, producing the protein MRNEFTAIVEKDGDWYVAYCLEIPGANGQGKTVQECKEDLAEAVALILEDRRADMLRGVPPTACREVITVE; encoded by the coding sequence ATGCGCAACGAGTTCACGGCAATAGTCGAAAAGGACGGCGACTGGTATGTCGCCTACTGCCTGGAAATTCCCGGCGCAAACGGGCAGGGAAAAACAGTGCAGGAATGCAAGGAAGATTTGGCCGAAGCGGTGGCGCTAATCCTTGAAGACCGGCGCGCGGACATGCTCCGGGGGGTGCCGCCCACTGCATGCCGAGAAGTGATTACCGTTGAATGA
- a CDS encoding aldo/keto reductase → MTDTINRRTFLQNAAAGMLAAGLAGAVEPVEVRNGMPYRTLGKTGVKVSLLCLGGSHIGMKNLTDDESVGLMRHAVDEGVNFFDNAWAYHNGVSEERMGKALKDGYRDRVFLMTKNKGRDAASARQHLEDSLRRLDVDVIDLLQVHEVVRPGDVTSVYDKGVLDVLLKAREQGKIRHIGVTGHHYPKFLNDMINGGFPWESIQMPLNIFDAHFRSFQREVLPRAVEMNLGVIAMKTMGGSPATLPRTGAVTPEECLRWAMSLPVSTVCSGMDTRELLDKNLRTVKDFTPLTDTEKQGILARALEPASSGEHEHYKTLWHRDVQRQMDEAAHG, encoded by the coding sequence ATGACTGACACCATAAACCGCAGAACGTTCCTGCAGAACGCGGCGGCGGGGATGCTGGCGGCGGGACTGGCCGGGGCTGTGGAACCCGTCGAGGTGCGTAATGGCATGCCCTACCGGACACTGGGCAAGACGGGCGTGAAGGTTTCCCTGCTCTGCCTGGGCGGCTCGCACATCGGCATGAAAAACCTCACGGACGACGAGTCGGTGGGGCTGATGCGCCATGCCGTGGACGAGGGGGTGAACTTCTTTGACAACGCCTGGGCCTACCACAACGGGGTGAGCGAGGAGCGCATGGGCAAAGCCCTCAAGGACGGCTACCGGGACCGGGTGTTCCTGATGACAAAGAACAAGGGCCGGGACGCCGCCTCGGCGCGGCAACACCTTGAGGACAGCCTGCGCCGTCTGGATGTGGACGTGATAGACCTGCTCCAGGTGCATGAGGTGGTCCGGCCGGGGGATGTCACCTCGGTGTATGACAAGGGGGTGCTGGATGTCCTGCTGAAGGCCAGGGAGCAGGGGAAGATACGGCACATCGGCGTGACCGGCCACCATTACCCAAAATTCCTCAATGACATGATCAACGGCGGATTCCCCTGGGAAAGCATCCAGATGCCGTTGAACATCTTTGACGCCCATTTTCGCAGTTTTCAGCGGGAGGTGCTGCCGAGGGCGGTGGAGATGAACCTGGGTGTCATCGCCATGAAAACCATGGGCGGCTCCCCGGCCACCCTGCCCCGCACCGGGGCGGTCACCCCGGAGGAGTGCCTCCGGTGGGCCATGAGCCTGCCCGTGTCCACCGTCTGCTCCGGCATGGACACCCGGGAACTGCTCGACAAGAACCTGCGCACGGTGAAGGACTTCACTCCCCTGACCGACACCGAGAAACAGGGCATTCTCGCGCGCGCCCTGGAGCCGGCCTCCTCCGGAGAGCACGAGCACTACAAAACCCTCTGGCACCGGGACGTGCAACGGCAGATGGACGAGGCCGCGCACGGCTGA